Proteins encoded by one window of Chryseobacterium aquaeductus:
- the nusA gene encoding transcription termination factor NusA: protein MDNIALIESFGDFKDEKGISKIDLMAIIEDSLKTLLRKRFDSDDHFDVIVNPDKGDFQIFLNKTIVEDEMSEDDDLEIEITEAKKIDPTFEVGEDFTMEIPVAQLGRRNVLTLKQILATKLQEHNNAMLYEQFKDKIGEIVTGEIHHIRHKHVILLDDEDNEFILPKENQISSDFFKKGENIRAIVESVDFKGSKPQIIISRTAPKFLEKLLELEIPEIQDGTIILKKAVRIPGEKAKIAVDAYDDRIDPVGACVGVKGSRIHGVVRELRNENIDVIQWSKNPEILVKRALGNVTINKIDINEETKYAMVYTPVEEISKVIGKQGQNIRLASWLTGYEIDVYREASEDDDVDLREFNDDIEQWILDEFKKVGLTTAKSVLDKDTESLLKMVDLEEETINDVKSILKAEFED, encoded by the coding sequence ATGGATAATATAGCGTTGATTGAATCCTTTGGTGATTTTAAAGACGAAAAGGGGATCAGTAAGATCGATCTGATGGCAATTATTGAGGATTCACTGAAAACTCTTTTGAGAAAAAGATTTGACTCTGATGATCATTTTGATGTCATTGTAAATCCTGATAAAGGTGATTTTCAGATATTTTTAAACAAAACCATTGTAGAAGACGAAATGTCTGAAGACGATGATTTGGAAATCGAAATTACTGAAGCAAAAAAAATCGATCCGACTTTTGAAGTAGGTGAAGATTTTACCATGGAAATTCCGGTAGCTCAATTGGGAAGAAGAAATGTTCTTACCCTGAAGCAAATCTTGGCTACGAAATTGCAGGAGCATAACAATGCGATGCTTTATGAGCAGTTTAAAGATAAAATTGGAGAGATCGTTACAGGAGAAATTCACCACATTCGTCACAAGCATGTAATCTTATTAGATGATGAGGATAACGAATTTATCTTGCCAAAAGAAAATCAAATTTCTTCAGACTTCTTCAAGAAAGGTGAAAACATAAGAGCTATTGTAGAATCTGTAGATTTTAAAGGTTCTAAGCCTCAGATTATCATTTCAAGAACAGCTCCTAAATTCCTTGAGAAATTATTGGAATTAGAAATTCCTGAAATTCAGGACGGAACAATTATTCTTAAAAAAGCAGTAAGAATTCCGGGAGAAAAAGCGAAAATCGCTGTTGATGCTTACGATGACAGAATAGATCCTGTGGGAGCGTGTGTCGGAGTAAAAGGATCAAGAATCCACGGTGTGGTAAGAGAATTAAGAAACGAAAATATAGATGTAATTCAGTGGTCTAAAAACCCTGAAATATTGGTGAAAAGAGCTTTAGGAAATGTTACCATCAATAAAATTGACATCAACGAAGAGACAAAATATGCAATGGTATATACTCCGGTTGAAGAGATTTCTAAAGTGATCGGAAAGCAAGGTCAAAACATCAGATTGGCTTCATGGTTGACAGGGTACGAAATTGATGTGTACAGAGAAGCTAGCGAAGATGATGATGTAGACTTAAGAGAATTCAATGACGATATCGAGCAGTGGATTTTGGATGAGTTTAAGAAAGTAGGTCTTACAACTGCAAAATCGGTTTTGGATAAAGATACAGAAAGCCTGTTAAAAATGGTTGACTTGGAAGAGGAGACAATTAACGACGTAAAAAGTATCCTGAAAGCAGAATTTGAAGATTAA
- the rimP gene encoding ribosome assembly cofactor RimP has translation MEFRKNIETLLNTFLETREDLFLIDLKISAADDVTVILDGDNGVTLQDCLDASRAIEFNADRDEHDFSLQVMSAGLSEPLATPRQFNKNLGREIEVMLQDSTTIEGELSKVDEEKITLILRYRKPKDIGKGKVDVEEEKEILYSEIKKALVVVKF, from the coding sequence ATGGAGTTTAGAAAAAATATTGAAACATTATTAAATACTTTCCTCGAGACAAGAGAGGATTTATTTCTTATTGATTTAAAGATTTCTGCAGCAGATGATGTCACTGTGATTTTAGACGGTGATAACGGTGTTACGTTGCAGGATTGTCTGGATGCAAGCCGTGCAATAGAATTCAATGCGGATCGTGATGAGCACGATTTCAGCCTTCAGGTAATGTCTGCGGGATTAAGTGAGCCTTTGGCAACACCAAGGCAGTTTAATAAAAACTTGGGAAGAGAGATAGAAGTAATGTTGCAGGATTCTACAACAATAGAAGGTGAGCTTTCTAAAGTTGATGAAGAAAAAATTACCTTAATTCTTCGTTACAGAAAACCGAAAGACATCGGTAAAGGTAAAGTAGATGTAGAAGAGGAAAAAGAAATTTTATACTCTGAGATCAAAAAAGCATTGGTAGTAGTTAAATTTTAA
- a CDS encoding UDP-glucose dehydrogenase family protein has protein sequence MNITIVGTGYVGLVTGTTLAELGNSVYCVDIDEKKVADMKNGIVPIYEPNLEEMFLRNIQAERLFFTTNLKEALDKSEVIYLALPTPPGEDGSADLSYVLKVANDIGEMMTEYKVVVNKSTVPVGTADRVSEVIASKTQIPFDVVSNPEFLREGFAVEDSLNPARVVVGSSSEKAKDMMAQIYQPFTNTGIPIIFMDEKSSELTKYASNSFLAVKITFMNEIANYCEKVGADVDKVRLGMGSDDRIGHRFLFPGIGYGGSCFPKDVKALIKSGKDENFNFQILEATENVNISQKVILVTEIEKYFGGNISGKTIAVWGLAFKANTDDIREASSLDNINLLLDKGAKIVAYDTVAEKNVQKILGDKIQYAKTMYEALENADALFIATEWSEFKNPNFKMMGEKMKNRVIFDGRNMYPLETPEQNGFFYKSIGRKTVGK, from the coding sequence TTGAATATAACAATAGTAGGAACAGGCTATGTAGGATTGGTGACAGGAACTACTCTTGCAGAACTTGGAAACTCTGTGTATTGCGTTGATATCGATGAAAAAAAAGTAGCGGACATGAAGAATGGCATTGTGCCTATTTATGAGCCTAATCTTGAAGAAATGTTCCTTAGAAATATTCAGGCAGAAAGACTTTTTTTTACGACCAACTTAAAAGAAGCTTTGGATAAAAGCGAAGTTATCTACCTTGCGTTGCCAACACCTCCGGGCGAAGACGGCTCTGCAGATCTTTCTTATGTCTTAAAGGTCGCCAATGATATTGGTGAGATGATGACAGAATACAAAGTTGTCGTTAATAAAAGCACCGTTCCGGTAGGAACAGCGGATCGAGTATCGGAAGTTATCGCTTCTAAAACTCAAATCCCTTTCGACGTAGTTTCAAATCCTGAATTTTTACGTGAAGGTTTTGCCGTTGAAGACTCTCTGAATCCCGCAAGAGTGGTTGTAGGATCCAGCTCAGAAAAAGCAAAAGATATGATGGCTCAAATTTACCAGCCATTTACGAACACCGGAATTCCTATTATATTTATGGACGAGAAATCGTCTGAACTTACAAAATATGCTTCAAACTCATTCTTAGCGGTTAAAATAACCTTTATGAATGAAATTGCGAACTACTGCGAAAAAGTAGGTGCTGACGTAGATAAAGTAAGACTAGGGATGGGAAGTGACGACAGAATTGGTCACAGATTCCTATTTCCTGGAATCGGATATGGAGGAAGCTGTTTCCCGAAAGATGTAAAAGCGCTGATAAAATCCGGAAAAGATGAAAATTTTAATTTTCAGATTCTAGAAGCTACAGAAAACGTTAATATCTCTCAAAAAGTAATTCTGGTCACAGAAATTGAAAAATATTTCGGAGGAAACATTTCAGGTAAAACAATTGCTGTTTGGGGACTTGCATTCAAAGCAAACACAGACGACATCAGAGAAGCTTCTTCTTTAGATAATATCAATTTATTATTAGATAAAGGCGCAAAAATAGTTGCTTATGATACTGTAGCAGAGAAAAATGTTCAGAAAATTCTTGGTGATAAAATACAGTATGCAAAAACAATGTATGAAGCATTAGAAAATGCTGATGCTCTATTTATCGCTACAGAATGGTCGGAATTTAAAAACCCAAACTTTAAAATGATGGGTGAAAAGATGAAAAATCGAGTTATTTTTGATGGAAGAAATATGTATCCACTGGAAACTCCCGAGCAAAATGGGTTTTTCTATAAATCGATTGGAAGAAAAACAGTTGGCAAATAG
- the rfbB gene encoding dTDP-glucose 4,6-dehydratase gives MKNIIITGGAGFIGSHVVREFVKNNPDSKIINLDALTYAGNLENLKDIENEPNYVFEKADITKPEELRRVFEKYNPDAVVHLAAESHVDRSITDPNAFINTNVNGTANLLNLCIEFWTLNADHTHGRFPNEPRKNLFYHVSTDEVYGSLGETGFFLETTPYDPQSPYSASKAASDHLVRAYGNTYGMPFILSNCSNNYGPNHFPEKLIPLCISNIINEKPLPIYGDGKYTRDWLFVIDHAKAIYQIFNESKTGETYNIGGFNEWQNIDLVKELIKQMDEKLGNPVGHSEKLITYVKDRPGHDKRYAIDASKLNKDLGWKPSVTFEQGLGKTIDWFLENKEWLENVTSGDYQKYYDGQYN, from the coding sequence ATGAAAAACATTATCATCACAGGCGGAGCAGGATTTATCGGTTCGCACGTTGTAAGAGAGTTTGTAAAAAACAATCCTGATTCTAAGATCATCAATCTTGATGCATTGACGTACGCTGGAAATCTTGAAAATTTGAAAGACATTGAAAACGAACCCAATTACGTTTTTGAAAAAGCAGACATTACAAAACCTGAAGAATTAAGAAGGGTTTTTGAAAAATACAATCCCGACGCAGTGGTACATTTGGCAGCAGAAAGTCACGTAGACAGAAGCATTACAGATCCCAACGCATTTATCAATACCAATGTCAACGGAACAGCAAATCTTCTGAATCTTTGCATTGAATTCTGGACTTTAAACGCAGATCATACCCACGGAAGATTCCCGAATGAACCAAGAAAAAATCTTTTCTACCACGTTTCTACAGACGAAGTTTATGGAAGTTTGGGCGAAACAGGATTTTTCTTAGAAACTACACCTTACGACCCACAATCGCCATATTCTGCCAGCAAAGCGGCATCTGATCATTTGGTAAGAGCATACGGAAATACTTACGGAATGCCCTTTATCTTATCAAACTGTTCAAATAATTATGGTCCGAATCACTTCCCTGAAAAGTTGATTCCGCTTTGTATTTCGAATATCATCAATGAAAAACCATTACCAATTTATGGTGACGGAAAATATACGAGAGATTGGTTATTTGTCATTGATCATGCAAAAGCGATTTACCAAATTTTTAACGAATCTAAAACAGGTGAGACCTATAATATCGGTGGTTTCAATGAGTGGCAAAATATTGACTTGGTGAAAGAACTCATTAAACAAATGGATGAAAAGCTTGGAAATCCTGTAGGTCATTCAGAAAAACTGATCACTTATGTAAAAGACAGACCCGGACACGACAAACGATACGCAATAGACGCATCAAAATTAAATAAAGATTTGGGTTGGAAACCTTCTGTAACCTTTGAGCAAGGATTAGGAAAAACAATCGACTGGTTTTTGGAAAACAAAGAATGGCTGGAGAATGTGACTTCCGGAGATTATCAGAAATATTACGACGGACAGTATAATTAA
- the rfbA gene encoding glucose-1-phosphate thymidylyltransferase RfbA produces MKGIILAGGSGTRLFPLTIAVSKQLMPVYDKPMIYYPLSTLLLAGIKDILIITTPHDQAGFIKLLGDGSQIGCNIEYVVQPSPDGLAQAFILGDTFIGDDSAALVLGDNIFYGSEMGTLLKNKTNPDGGVVFAYHVADPERYGVVEFDDHFKAVSIEEKPSHPKSNYAVPGLYFYDNEVVEIAKNIKPSPRGELEITDINNVYLSKGKLEVGVLDRGTAWLDTGTFDSLQDASEFVSVIEKRQGFKIGCIEEIAFRNGFINEEKLLETAVKYGKSGYGEYLKKLVI; encoded by the coding sequence ATGAAAGGAATAATATTAGCGGGCGGTTCAGGAACAAGATTGTTTCCACTGACGATTGCCGTAAGCAAACAATTGATGCCGGTTTATGACAAACCTATGATTTATTATCCGTTATCGACCTTGTTGTTGGCAGGAATTAAAGATATTTTGATCATAACTACTCCACACGATCAGGCAGGTTTTATCAAACTTTTGGGTGATGGATCTCAAATTGGATGCAATATCGAATATGTAGTACAGCCAAGTCCGGACGGATTGGCACAAGCTTTCATTCTGGGCGACACTTTTATTGGTGATGATTCTGCAGCTTTGGTATTGGGAGACAACATTTTTTATGGTTCGGAAATGGGAACTTTATTGAAAAACAAAACCAATCCTGATGGCGGAGTTGTTTTCGCCTATCACGTTGCAGATCCGGAAAGATATGGTGTTGTAGAATTTGATGATCATTTTAAAGCTGTTTCGATAGAAGAAAAACCATCACATCCGAAATCGAATTATGCAGTTCCCGGCTTGTATTTCTACGATAATGAAGTAGTAGAAATCGCTAAAAACATAAAGCCGTCTCCAAGGGGCGAATTGGAAATTACCGATATCAATAATGTTTATTTAAGCAAAGGTAAATTAGAAGTAGGAGTTCTCGACAGAGGTACTGCCTGGCTGGATACAGGAACTTTTGATTCTCTTCAGGATGCTTCAGAATTTGTGAGCGTCATTGAAAAGAGACAAGGTTTTAAAATCGGATGTATCGAGGAAATCGCTTTCAGAAACGGATTTATCAACGAAGAAAAACTTCTAGAGACTGCTGTGAAGTATGGTAAAAGCGGTTATGGTGAGTATTTGAAAAAACTTGTTATCTAA
- a CDS encoding ABC transporter permease, with protein sequence MNEPQQKWTDVIESKDALFRLNLKEVWQYRDLVFMFVKRDFISSFKQTILGPLWFFINPIMTTIVFTFVFGNIASLPTDGIPPVLFYLAGNTLWGYFSTTMLSVSNVFAGNSGIFGKVYFPRLVTPISTIISSFMRLSIQLVLFFIVLGYYVNLGEVHPNSWAFFSPVLIIFLALFSLGLGMIFSSLTTKYRDLSLLLGFGVSLFMWFTPVILPTSLVKQKLGSYGYLADLNPLTPIFECFKYGFIGSGDFNMTRLMLSFSFIIIVLFFGLIVFNKSEKSFIDTV encoded by the coding sequence ATGAATGAACCACAACAAAAGTGGACAGATGTAATTGAATCAAAAGACGCATTATTCCGACTTAATTTAAAAGAAGTTTGGCAATACAGGGATCTCGTATTTATGTTTGTAAAGAGAGATTTTATTTCTTCTTTTAAACAGACTATTTTGGGGCCGCTTTGGTTTTTTATAAATCCCATTATGACCACTATTGTCTTTACTTTCGTTTTTGGAAACATTGCAAGTCTTCCCACTGATGGTATCCCTCCGGTATTATTTTATTTGGCAGGAAATACACTTTGGGGCTATTTCAGCACAACGATGTTGAGTGTTTCAAATGTATTTGCAGGAAATTCAGGAATATTTGGAAAAGTATATTTTCCCAGATTAGTTACACCTATCTCTACGATTATCTCCAGCTTTATGCGCCTGAGCATACAACTGGTCTTGTTTTTTATAGTGTTGGGTTATTATGTGAACCTTGGAGAAGTTCATCCAAATTCCTGGGCATTTTTCTCTCCAGTACTCATTATCTTTCTTGCTTTATTTTCTCTAGGCTTGGGAATGATATTTTCTTCACTTACTACCAAATACAGAGATTTGTCTTTATTACTAGGTTTCGGTGTAAGTTTGTTTATGTGGTTTACACCCGTTATTCTCCCTACTTCTTTGGTAAAGCAAAAATTAGGAAGCTATGGATATTTGGCTGACCTCAATCCTCTAACACCAATTTTCGAGTGTTTCAAATACGGTTTTATAGGATCCGGAGATTTTAATATGACGAGGCTGATGCTCAGCTTCAGCTTTATTATTATAGTTTTATTTTTTGGGCTAATCGTCTTTAACAAATCTGAAAAATCATTTATAGATACCGTCTAG